The following proteins are encoded in a genomic region of Clostridium kluyveri:
- a CDS encoding sugar phosphate isomerase/epimerase family protein gives MEKKIITNSYPPITISSYTLGTEVLFRDRVKAAAEVGFDGIGLRAENYVDAKKEGLTDEDMLAILDEYKIKVTEVEYITQWGTKEDRTKQQQEKEQTIYHMAHLFNVKHINCGLMEKLSDEHIAAALGELCDRAGDIMIGLEFMPYSGVPDLASAWRAVKACSRKNAMLICDTWHWARANQTFDMIKSVPADKIVSIQICDVHDRPYPKKILRDESMHDRLFPGEGYGDTVGFVRMLKEHGVCPRAIGVETISDPIVEKGIEYAAQGAFRSAKKVLDEAWPEVSEHLK, from the coding sequence ATGGAAAAAAAGATTATTACAAATTCATATCCACCAATTACAATAAGTTCATATACACTGGGAACTGAGGTGTTATTTAGAGATAGAGTTAAAGCCGCAGCAGAGGTTGGATTTGATGGTATAGGTTTACGTGCTGAAAATTACGTAGATGCTAAAAAAGAAGGCTTAACTGATGAAGACATGCTGGCAATACTTGATGAATATAAAATAAAAGTTACCGAAGTTGAGTATATAACTCAGTGGGGTACTAAAGAAGATAGAACTAAACAGCAGCAGGAAAAAGAACAAACAATATACCATATGGCACACCTTTTTAATGTAAAACACATTAACTGCGGGCTAATGGAAAAACTTTCGGATGAACACATTGCAGCTGCCCTTGGAGAACTTTGCGACCGAGCAGGAGACATTATGATAGGTCTTGAATTCATGCCGTACAGCGGAGTTCCTGATTTAGCTTCTGCATGGCGTGCGGTTAAAGCATGCAGCAGAAAAAATGCCATGCTTATTTGTGATACATGGCACTGGGCTAGAGCAAACCAGACTTTTGACATGATTAAATCTGTTCCTGCAGATAAAATAGTTTCAATACAAATCTGTGATGTTCATGACAGACCATATCCTAAAAAGATATTGAGAGATGAATCAATGCATGACCGTCTGTTCCCTGGAGAAGGTTATGGGGATACTGTAGGATTTGTACGCATGTTAAAAGAACATGGAGTATGTCCCAGAGCCATAGGTGTTGAGACAATATCAGATCCTATTGTGGAAAAGGGAATTGAATATGCTGCCCAAGGTGCCTTTAGATCAGCAAAGAAAGTTTTAGACGAGGCATGGCCTGAAGTATCTGAACATTTAAAATAA
- a CDS encoding FAD-dependent oxidoreductase, which produces MKFKSMFEPIKIGPIIVPNRFVVSPMGNNFANTDGSMSDRSLVYYSERAKGGFGLITFEATVVDRKAKGGFRKPCLYDDSTIESFKGVIDACHENGAKVSIQLQHAGPEGNAKAAGYPIKSASAIPSAVGRDTPMAITTEELYELIGLYGDAALRAKKAGADAVEVHCAHGYLINSFLSPRTNKRVDEFGGCFENRMRLPRLIIENIRKKVGHSIAIICRINSSDEIPGGLDVHDSAAIAAYLEYIGVDALHVSRAVHLRDEYMWAPTVLHGGFSAELVTEIKRAVDIPVITVGRFTEPHFAELLVREGRCDLVAFGRQSLTDPHTPNKASAGRLDEMLPCIGCLQGCVPNMYHGKPITCLVNPCLGRESELKPAEVIKKVMVVGGGVAGMYAAWISALRGHEVKLFEASDTLGGQMRLAAYPPGKGDLTNMVRSYITKCRQYGVKIKMNTKVTEKIIAEESPDAVIIATGATPLVLPIPGINDSGLIHAVNLFDGKECCGKKVLVVGGGMVGCETAAFLGEQNHDVTVIEFRDKVGADVISEHRKFLMEDFQKYNIKTITGAKVTKFFEGGVKYSLSEDKADKIDGFDSVVLAMGSRAYDPLSEEVKKTIKETYVIGDAVKARRALDATTEAFEVAIKL; this is translated from the coding sequence ATGAAATTTAAATCTATGTTTGAACCAATAAAAATTGGTCCAATAATAGTACCAAATCGTTTCGTAGTTTCACCTATGGGTAATAATTTTGCCAATACAGACGGTTCTATGAGTGACAGATCCTTAGTTTATTACAGCGAACGTGCCAAAGGAGGATTTGGATTAATTACCTTTGAAGCTACAGTTGTAGACAGGAAGGCAAAAGGTGGTTTTCGTAAACCATGTTTATATGATGACAGTACAATAGAAAGTTTTAAAGGTGTTATTGATGCCTGCCATGAAAATGGTGCCAAAGTATCCATACAGCTTCAACATGCCGGACCTGAAGGTAATGCAAAGGCTGCAGGCTATCCTATAAAATCTGCATCTGCGATTCCTTCAGCAGTAGGGCGTGACACCCCTATGGCAATAACTACTGAAGAACTCTATGAATTAATAGGGTTATATGGCGATGCAGCTCTTCGTGCAAAGAAAGCTGGAGCCGATGCAGTTGAAGTGCATTGTGCCCATGGATATTTAATTAACAGCTTTCTTTCACCAAGAACAAATAAACGTGTAGATGAGTTTGGAGGATGCTTTGAAAATAGAATGCGCCTTCCCCGTCTTATCATTGAAAACATACGTAAAAAAGTAGGGCATTCCATAGCAATTATTTGTCGTATCAATAGTTCCGATGAAATACCGGGAGGACTTGATGTACATGACAGCGCAGCAATTGCTGCCTATCTGGAATATATTGGAGTAGATGCTCTCCATGTTTCCCGTGCCGTCCACCTTCGTGACGAATATATGTGGGCGCCTACAGTGCTGCATGGAGGATTCAGTGCAGAGCTTGTTACAGAAATTAAACGTGCTGTGGATATTCCGGTTATTACTGTAGGACGTTTCACAGAGCCTCATTTTGCAGAGCTTTTAGTTCGTGAAGGACGATGTGACCTGGTGGCTTTTGGACGTCAGAGCCTTACAGATCCCCATACACCTAATAAAGCTTCCGCAGGCCGTCTAGATGAGATGCTTCCATGTATTGGCTGTCTACAAGGATGTGTTCCAAATATGTATCATGGAAAACCGATCACCTGTCTTGTCAATCCATGTTTGGGCAGAGAGTCTGAATTAAAACCTGCAGAGGTCATCAAGAAAGTAATGGTTGTGGGTGGTGGAGTAGCCGGCATGTATGCAGCCTGGATATCTGCCCTTAGAGGCCATGAAGTAAAATTGTTTGAAGCCAGTGATACTTTGGGAGGACAAATGAGATTAGCCGCTTACCCTCCTGGAAAAGGAGATCTTACAAACATGGTCCGCAGTTATATCACAAAATGCAGACAATATGGAGTAAAGATAAAAATGAATACAAAAGTTACTGAAAAAATAATAGCAGAAGAATCACCGGATGCAGTAATTATTGCAACAGGTGCAACTCCTCTTGTACTCCCTATTCCAGGTATAAATGATTCAGGACTGATTCACGCAGTGAATCTCTTTGATGGCAAGGAATGCTGTGGGAAAAAGGTTCTTGTAGTTGGCGGCGGAATGGTTGGATGTGAAACTGCAGCTTTTCTTGGGGAACAGAACCATGATGTCACTGTTATTGAATTCCGTGATAAAGTTGGAGCAGATGTAATATCAGAACATAGAAAGTTCTTAATGGAAGATTTCCAAAAATATAATATTAAGACTATCACTGGAGCAAAGGTCACCAAATTCTTTGAAGGCGGTGTCAAATACAGTTTGTCAGAAGATAAAGCAGATAAAATAGATGGTTTTGATTCAGTAGTGCTTGCCATGGGATCCAGAGCCTATGATCCTCTAAGTGAAGAAGTGAAAAAGACTATAAAGGAAACTTATGTAATAGGTGATGCAGTAAAAGCACGTAGAGCATTAGATGCTACTACCGAAGCCTTTGAGGTAGCAATAAAATTATAG